The Dehalobacter sp. DCM sequence AGGATAGGGAATATGCCCATTACGGAGATTTTAGCGCGCAATGCGGAACAGTATGGTAGAGAAAAATGTCTGACCGAGATTAACTTGGATCTGCAAGAAAGTCATAATGTGACCTGGCGGGAATATGATCTGATTGAGAATAATCCGGCGGGTGAATATAGGCTGAATATGACCTGGGGTGTCTTTGATGAAAAGGCCAACCGCTTTGCCAACCTTCTCATTAAAAGAGGCATAAAAAAGGGCGATAAAGTTGCGATTCTTTTAATGAATTGCCTGGAATGGCTGCCCATTTACTTTGGCATCTTAAAAGCCGGCGCGGTGGCTGTACCGCTGAATTTTCGCTATACCGCGGAGGAAATCAAATACTGTCTGGAACTTTCCGATACAGTCGCATTGATCTTCGGGCCCGAATTTATCGGTCGCGTTGAAACGATCGTTGAGCGGATTCCCAAGGTTAAAACGCTGTTTTTTACGGGAGAGAACCGCCCGACCTTTGCCGAAAACTACGACCGCCTGGCAGCGAACAGTTCTTCAGAAGCACCGAATGTGAGGTTAGCCGATGACGATGATGCTGCCGTCTATTTTTCCTCAGGTACGACGGGATTTCCTAAAGCCATCCTGCATACACATCGCAGTTTGATGTCAGCCTGTATTACAGAGCAAAACCACCATCATCAAACCCGTGACGATAATTTTCTCTGTATTCCGCCGTTATATCATACAGGCGCGAAGATGCACTGGTTCGGCAGTTTGCTTTCCGGCAGTAAAGCCGTTATTTTGCGCGGCGTCAAGCCGGAATGGATACTCCGGACGATTTCCGAAGAAAAGATAACTATCGCTTGGCTGCTCGTGCCCTGGGCACAGGATATCCTGGATGCGATTGACAGTGGTACTGTCAAATTGGAGGACTACGAACTTTCCCAGTGGCGCTTGATGCATATTGGTGCCCAGCCCGTGCCGCCCAGTCTGATTAGGCGCTGGAAGCATTATTTCCCGAATCATCAATATGATACAAATTACGGATTGAGCGAATCCATCGGTCCCGGCTGTGTCCATCTGGGAGTCGAGAATATCCATAAAGTCGGAGCCATCGGCGTACCCGGTTATGGGTGGGAAACGAAAATCGCCGATGAGAATGGCGAACCAGTTCCGCCGGGACAGGTCGGCGAACTGATGGTCAAAGGGCCCGGCGTGATGACATGTTATTATAATGATCCTGCGGCGACGGCAGCGGTACTTAAAGACGGTTGGCTGTTGACTGGCGATATGGCCCGTATCGATGACGAGGGGTTCATTTATCTGGTTGATCGAAAAAAAGATGTCATCATCAGCGGCGGTGAAAATATTTATCCCGTACAAATTGAAGATTTTCTCAGGGCGCATACGGCAATTAAAGATGTTGCCGTCATCGGCTTGCCTGATCCACGTTTGGGGGAAATTGCCGCAGCGATCATTGAGCTTAAACCAGATCATACCTGCACCGAGGAAGATATCATGGCTTTTTGTTCCGAAATGCCGCGTTATAAACGCCCGCGCAAAATAATCTTTGATCAGGTTCCGCGCAATCCAACCGGCAAGATCGAGAAACCACGCATGCGCGAAAAATACGGGGCAGCAAGTTTGGTTGCCGCTCAAACCGGGGCTAAATAACGAATACTATCTCAATATCCAGCTGTAAAAATAATGTTGCGATATAACCTTGCGGTGAACCCTATAGAGGAGGATTTATACCCTTGAAGTCGAATGAACAACTGCCGCGATGCCACGGATGGCAAGGATATTTAATTGAAGCGGAGGGAACGCGATGGAAAAAGGTAATAAAAAACAGGTCCGACTTATTCTTGCTTCCGGATTTATCCTAATAATCGCTTTGCTTATCAGCTCCTGCGGAAAAGCAAATGATAACAATCCTCCTCAACATGCGATTACCCAACCTTCGCCGGATTTTACACCGGGTAATGCCTTTGCGCCGGAAGGGTTAGCGGTGATCGAGGGTACGAACATCGCCGACAGTGTTCGCGGGGATATGAACAGTGACGGCAACCCTGAAGAGATTATTCTTACCGGTGTACTCCAAGAGGCCGTGGATCCTTTATTGCATGATGTTAAAATAACCGTTAAAGACGGAAAGACGGGTAACTTTGCCACCGCCTCCATCGGACCGGATAATGTCGGGTATGAGCCAAAATTATTCATTGGATCGTTCACAGGAGCTGAAAGCAACGAATTATTTGTTTCCGTTACCACCGGGGGCAGCGGCGGGATTGTTGTCTATAGCCTGCTGCATTATGTGGATGGCCAAATCAGTCCGGTAATTACCCAGTCGGATTTGAATGACGGACTGCCCTTGACCTTAACCTGCAGCGATGGATTCAAACTGACAGCCGAAGACAAGGGTACGGGTTACACGGCGCAGATTGATTTGAGCAAAGGGACCGACGATTATGTTGCTATGAATATTTATGATCAAAAAGGCAAACTTGTAGGCGACCCCAATATCCTGTTGGACGGCTATAGTTTAATGGAGGCCATCGATGTCAACGGGGATGGATTACTTGAACTTCAAGGAACTCAGGCCATTTCTGTTGGTGCTCACGCGAATCAAGTTGCCCGAGCCGAGTCCGTGTGGTCAGTGAAAGACGGTAAGCTTCAACTTCTGGAAGAGAAAGTGACACCAGTAAATTAATTCCACCTGCTCGATGTGATCTTTTCAAATTGTTTTGAATGAAGAACAATTTGAGGAACTGGCTAGATACCTTGCTACGTTCTGCTCATATTAATATCGGATGACGTTCGTGATATAATCAGGATATGAATAAACACTGTAATAACCGAAAAATCGTGCATATCGATATGGATGCCTTTTACGCTTCTGTGGAACAGCGGGATGAGCCGACACTCAAGGGGAAGCCGGTCGTTGTCGGAGGCAGACCCAACAGCAGAGGCGTTGTTTCTGCTGCCTCCTATGAAGCGCGCCGCTTTGGTATTCACTCGGCAATGCCGTTGACGGAGGCTCATCGTCGCTGCCCGCAAGCTGTATTCCTTCCGGTCAACATGCGTAAATACAGCGAAGTATCACTGCAAATTAGGGAAATATTCCAGACGTACACGCCGCTAGTCGAGCCATTGTCTCTGGATGAAGCTTTTTTGGATGTGACAGGGTCCATCACCTTATTTGGTTCTGCCGAGGAAATTGCCGCTGTGATTAAACGCCGGATACGTGACGAGCTTCAATTGACAGCATCGGTTGGCGTTGCCTGCAATAAATTTCTGGCTAAGATCGCTTCCGATTTGCGTAAACCGGATGGGTTTGTTGTCGTACCACCCGATAAAATAAAGGAATTCTTAGATCCTTTAAAAGTAGAACGGGTGTGGGGAGTCGGCAAAAAAACTGCGGAACAACTCCATCAAATGGGAGTAAAAACGGTCAAAGACCTGCGTGCACTTGAGTTAAATACCTTAACAAGGCTTTTCGGGATTATGGGTGAACAGTTGTATGAACTGGCCAGAGGCATGGACGATCGTCCGGTGGAAACAGAAAGGGCAGCGAAATCGATAGGCCGGGAAACGACATTTCCCACCGATATTGACGATAGAGACGTCTTAGAAAAAGTTTTGCTCGAGCTGGCCCTTGATGTTGGTAGAAGGCTGCGGCGTGACGATTTAAAGGCGAGAACGATAACCTTGAAAGTGCGGTACCATGATTTTCGCACATTGTCCCGTTCAGTGACGTTGCCTCAAGCAACTAATCTGGATGATGTGATTTATGGTGAAACCGCTGCTTTGTTGCGGGCACTGTCGCTGAAGCAGCCGTTAAGACTGATCGGTATCGCGCTGCATAATCTGACAGATCAGCCCGAGCAGCTTTCCTTGTTCGGCGAATCCCAAAAAGAAAAAGAGACATTGACCAAGGTCATCGACAATGTCAACCAGAAATACGGAAAAAGCGCGATTACCAGAGCCCGGCTTATAAAAAATAATTAATTATACATTGACAACAGATAGAATAATCTATATAATTATTTGCGGAGAATTTTACTGATATATGATTTTATGAAAGTTAAATCGGATATATTTTTGTATAACTCCTTATTTATCGATGTGAAATAGAAAGAGGTTATTTTTTTTATGCGTATTTGGACTGAACTTAACAAATTATGTTCTGATGTTGAGAAGCTTGCAGCCTGTGACTTACATGGTGTGGCAAAAGAGAACAAATTGACCGCCCTGAAAAATGAAATTGCGGTTATCCTTCGGATTTTATTCGGAGAAAACTCCAGAGAAGTAAAGGTAATCAGACAAACGACGTCAACGGCAACTATTATCAAGGTCATCAAGCATCTTGACAGCAGAAGAGTTAACGATGTTGATACGATGGCTGTGAATATGTAATGTATTAGGTCTCATTCGCTTAAACATGGTATACTCTCCTTATGCAACCAGATTTGATTATCTGCTTGCGCTAAGGAGAGTATTTTCATTTGTGTTTAGAGAAAACTAGAAAGATGGGATCGGTCATGGCGGACACTTCGTTTAATAATTATCCATTAAGTCCTGCTTTACTTAAAGCGATCACCTTACTTGGTTATCACCAGCCAACCAGAGTACAACAGGAAGTTATTCCTTTGATATTGGCACAGAAAGATGTTGTCATCAAATCACAGACAGGCAGCGGGAAGACAGCAGCTTATGCGATACCGGTTTGCGAGTGTGTCGATTGGGAACAGAATAAACCCCAGGCGTTAATCATAGCGCCAACCCGTGAATTAGCGATACAGATAAAGGATGATGTATTTCAGATAGGTCGTTTCAAACGCATCAAAGTGGCGGCAGTTCATGGCAAGTCGTCGTTCTATCACCAGGAAAGGGAACTTAAACAAAAAACACATATGGTGATAGGGACCCCAGGGCGTTTAATTGACCATATCGAAAAAGGAACATTGGATACCTCAAATATTCGCTATCTTGTTATCGATGAAGCTGATGAGCTCCTGAAAATGGGTTTCCTGGAGCAGACGGCAACGATTATCCACGCTTTGCCCGAGCGCCGCGTCACTGTCTTATTGTCAGCAACGATGCCCGCAGATATCTTAAGTTTATGTATGAGTGAAATGAAAGACCCAATCCGGGTGGACATCCACGAAGAGAGTCAGGTCACGGATCGGATCATTCAAGAGAGATATGCCGTGATTCCTCAAGGAAAAATAAAACTCCTGAAAGAAGTTATTATCGTCGAAAATCCGGATAGCTGTATGATATTCTGCAATACCCGGCATCAAGTGGACGAAGTGTATGCCGAGTTAAAAGCATTGAATTACTCTTGTGCTAAACTACATGGCGGTATGGAACAGGGACATCGACTCAGTGTCATGAAGGATTATAAGCAGGGGTTTTTCCGCTATCTGATCGCTACGGATGTCGCGGCGCGGGGAATTGATGTTGATGATATTTCGCTGGTAATCAATTATGACTTACCGGAAGAAGATGAGAATTATGTGCACCGAATCGGACGAACCGGGCGCCTCGATAAGTACGGAAAAGCGATTACGTTTGTCACCGACGAAGATGAAAGGCGTTGGCTGGAGATAGACTCCTATCTCGGTAAGGCTGTCCCATTAAAAGAGAGACCTTCCAAGGAGTGTGTTAGGGAAGCAGAAGCCGAGTTTTCGGCGAAACTGCTGCTTGTTCCGGAAAGTAAATCCGGCAAAGGAGAATCGTTAAACGCTGAGATAGTTAAGCTGCATATCAATGCCGGAAAGAAATCTAAAATGCGTCCTGTTGATATTGTCGGTACGATAAGCAATATTCCAGGGATGTCCGCCTCGGATATCGGCATTATTAGTATCCAAGATGTTTCTGCCTATGTCGAGATATTAAATAATAAAGGGGACTTAGTGCTTGAAACACTGCAGTCAACACCGATCAAAGGCAAACTCCGCAGGGTGAGAAAGGTAAGGCATTAGAAAATAGTATAAAATAGGATGTATCGTACGCAGCTTGAAGGATTCTCTATTTTTTTATCGAAAATATAAGAATAAACACCAATTATAAGATTTACTAACTTTAGGAGACAAATATGCAAAAAGATAACGGAATTTTACTGGAATCAGGAACGAATGAGTTTGAGATCATTGAATTTCTGGTTGACGGAAGGTGCTATGGCATTAATGTTGCTAAAGTCAGAGAAGTGATCAGTCATGTCAAGATCACCCCAGTTATTGGTTCCCATCACTATATTGATGGTATATTTTCCTTACGTGATCAGATTATTCCTGTGATTAATTTGTCCAGGTGTCTGGAGCATAATTTTGGAACTCTTGACGGTGAAGAATCAGCATCGTTAACCGGGGAACAGCAAGAGAAGCAAATTATTGTATGTGAAATAAATGGAGATATTATTAGCTTTAATGTCAATTTTGTCAATCAGATTCATAAAGTCTCATGGACTCAGATGGAGCCGGTATCGAGTTTAGCCGGTTCACAAATGACGGTTGGCATTGTTAAGCTTAATGAAAAAATGATAGTATTGCTGGATTTCGAAAAAATAATATCGGATATTGACCCTTCGGTGAATCAACGGTTATCAGTTATTCCTGCTGCTTCAGGATTGGAAGACATTCGGCGCACAAAAACGATCGTGATAGCCGAAGACTCGTTTACCTTGAGGATGCTCCTGGAGAGAACGCTCCAAACGGCCGGCTATCATGTTTTGTCCAATGAAAATGGAGAGGAAGCCTGGAATAAGTTAACGGAGATGGTCTCTTTAGCAGAACCGATTCTGAAACAGGTACAGTTAGTCATCACGGATATTGAGATGCCTCAAATGGATGGACATCACTTAACCAAAAGGATAAAAGAGCACCCGCAGTTAAAGGAACTCCCCGTCGTTATTTTCTCCTCAATGATCAATCCGGAGTTAAAAAGAAAAGGCGAGATGCTCGGTGCTTATGCCCAAATTACCAAGCCGGAGATCGAGCAGCTTATTGGAATCATCGATCAATGCATACTCTAATTTATTCTAATTTACCCCAAACCTAATTGAAAAAATGTGGTGCCGCCAGACAATAATTAATTAGTATGGGGACACCACATTTTTTTTATTGAATATGATTACCTTATTTGAATTATAAATAATCTTCTCTTGAGATTCTTGATGCCAGCTAATTTAGACCTGTTTAGTTTGGATGTATTTCTATTCGGACTTCTTCCGTGTCGCTTGTTTCCTTATATTCTTTTGTTTTCTCAATAATATCCGGGATAATTTCAATGAGCTTATCAAGCCCTTTACTTTGCTTGATGTGAAGCAGTTCAACATGCCCTTCTTGTATAACGAGCACAGCTGACGGGGATATACGACCGCCGCTGCCCGCGCCGCCGACAGTGCCGTTATCATGATATTTTTGCCCGGTATTGCCATTGCCGCCGCTGCCCATGCCAAAGGTTATATCAATAAAAGGCACAAGGGTTATTTCCCCAATTTTTATCGGTTCACCGATCACCGTCTTGGTTTGGAAAAAGTTTTCCAGTTTAGCAAGAATCGCATTGAGGTTTTCACCCACGTTATAATTTTCAAGCATCTAAATAAACTCCTTTATTAATTATAAGGTTAAAAGCTCCTTATGTGTTGATTTTTTCCTAACTGGATTCTTTTTAGTCAAATAATAGAATTTATTGGTTATTTCATTTTTCAAACCGCTTGTTGGGGTATTCTTTAATCAAAAATTAAGGTTCCGGTACGAGAATATCAATGTCCTTTGGCAATTAATGGTGCTGATCATACGATGCTATTGATTTGACAGGGAAAGGAAAAATATTAACCTTATAGAGACGAAGGGGAGAAATCAAATGGAGGAAGTATTAATAAAGACCACAAACTTAGTGAAACGGTATGGATCTGTATCCGTCGTCGATCATCTGAATTTAGAAATTAAAGCCGGTGAAATATATGGATTCTTGGGGCCAAATGGTGCGGGAAAAACCACAACGATTAAAATGCTGACCGGCTTACTCGATCCCAGTGAGGGAACCGTGGCGATCTGCGGGTACAGTATGAAAAAACAACCGGCACAGGCTAAAGGCATGATTGCATATGTTCCGGATCAGCCGAAACTGTACAATAAACTAACCGCTCGCGAATTTCTTCACCTCATGGCGGCTCTTTATCGGGTGCCGAAAGAAATAGCCAGACAACGAACCGAGGATTTGCTCGGACTATTTGAGATGAGACACCGCGGTGACGAACTACTGGAAGGGTATTCCCACGGTATGCGGCAAAAGATTGTCCTGGCGGCGGCGATGATCCATCAACCACGCGTCATCCTGTTGGATGAACCGACGGTAGGACTTGATCCGGCGAGTGCCCGTTTATTGAAAGATATCCTGCAGGATATGGCCAGGCAGGGGGTCGCTGTTTTTGTATCAACGCATATTCTGGAGATCGCAGAACGGATGTGTCACCGGGTCGGTATACTCATGAAGGGGTCTCTCATCGCCCAGGGCAGTCCGGATGAATTGCGGCGTCAGACAGGTCACGGCGGGGAAAGCCTGGAGGACATATTCTTGGAGTTGACAGGGGATAGTGAAAATGCGGCACTGATTGACAGTTTAAAGGAGGACGCGTTCTGATGAGACTGATCCTTCCGCCTCCGTTAAAAACACCACTGCGTGAACAGTCTATGCTCAAAGATTTTCGGTTATTGCTTGGAAGCCAACTGCGCGTTTACCGAAACAAATTAAAACACACACCAAAGAGAACATTGATCGGCATGGCCGTCATGACCCTGTTTATCGTATTATTTTTCCTCTCCTTCGCTTTTATGGCGAAGAATTTTCTGGAAAACATACCTTATGACATGGTGCAGGGATTTTTGTCGTTAGTGTTTATGATCGGTATAGCCACCCAGATGTTTTTCGGGATAGCGGCAGCGTTTGCTGCGCTGTATATGACGGATGATTTAGAGCTTTTGTTTATGACCCCGATCCCGATCAAAGTCATCTTTATCGTTAAATCGCTGTCGGTGTTTGTGACAAATCTATTACCCGTGATTTTGTTTATATTTATGCCCGGTGTTATCTGCGGACTGACCCATAACGCGGGAGGATTTTATTATCTGCTGCTGTTATTATCGGGTTTAGCCTTGTGGATAATCGGTACGGCCCTCGCCATGCTTGTCAATTTATTGGTGATGAGTATCGTGCCGCCTCATCGCAGTAAAGAAGCCATTGGTTTTATTGCGGCGATGTCCGGCGTTTTGATTGCCTTGATTTTTCAAATTCCCAGCCTGTTTCTAGCCAACCAAGGGAGTATTGAAATAGGGTCTTGGTTAAACGGACAGGAATCGCTGATACATATCATGAGCTTTTTCCCCTGGGGATGGGGCTCACTGTCGCTCACCCATGGCCTTGCCGGGAATATAGGCGGAGGCATCGGCTGGAGCCTGCTGATGATCCTGCTCGGTGTGGGCATGTTTCAGTTAGCCCTTGTACTTTTAGATCGCGGTTTTCGGCGAGGTTATATTGCCGTGAGTCAAGGGGAAGGACCCCGACGTCGTAAAGCACGCCACACAACTCCTACCGCTTACAAAGAGAATGAGCAACATCCGCGAACATCTCTTTCTATGCTGGAAGGAACAGCTGCACAGACGTCGTCGTTAGTCGGGATGTGGGCGATAGCTAAAAAGGACTTGCTGGCAATGAAACGGGATACCCGAGAATGGTTTAACATCCTTGTCCCTCTTATTATCATGGCTTTCTTCATACTTCAGTTTATTTATTCACCGAATCCCAATGGCAGTCAATATACCGTGATTACCGTTCTTATCATGTACACGATTATGTTCAGCGGCAATTTAGCCTTGCAGGCCTTCGGTAAAGAAGCTGAATCGGAATGGCTGTTAAACAGCGTCCCCCTTGCGGGGTGGCCAATTGTCTGGGGAAAATTGATTGCTGTCGTTTTGCCCACACTTCTTTTAATGGAGGCATTGCTCGTAGGGACATCGGTGGCTATCGGCTTGTCACCAGGATTTATCATCCTCTTGGCATTCGCTGCTTTCCTGATCAGTATGGGATCCAGCGCCATCGGACTATTTTACTCGATTACTAATTGTCGGTATAACCCCGATAATCCGAAGATGCGGATATCTCCGGGAGCAACCATGATCATGTATTTGATCAATTTGTTCTTTATTCTTTTGTTAGCCGTTAGCCTTTGTTACTTTTTCCCGCCGGCGGAGTTGGTGTTGCTTATTCAAGGGTTACCGACACCAACGTTACATGCTCAAATCGGTTCGGTCATCGGTTATGTGCTCTATTTTCTCAGCCGTCCCGTGTTATGGCCGGCAGTTTGGCGAATTGTCCTGGGTATTTTGCTGACAGTGGGGATATGGTCGCTGATATTTTTCAGCTTTATGGCTGCCACTGTGAGGCAAAGCCGAAAGGGATTTCATGTGCAGATCGTCACTAGTCAAAAGAGAAATATTAAATTATAATCAATAAATAAACGAAATAATAAGGCTTTACAGGTAAGGGAGCAGAACTTACAATGGCTAGAATTTTAATCGTCGCCGAAAAACCGGCTCAGGCAAGAGAATATGCTGCCGCCCTTAACGTGAATAAAAAAGGACAGGGGTATCTGGAAAACGATCAATACATCATTACCTGGTGTGTTGGCCATCTTCTGGAATTAGAAAAACCGGAAGCCTATATGGATCTCGACCGTGTAGGGAGACGCTGGAGTTTGCAGCGTCTTCCTGTTCTTCCTGGAATCGGCGATTTTCGTCATCAGGTTAAGGCAGGAACGAGTAAACAGTATCAGGTATTACAAAAGCTGCTGCAGGCAAACGAGGTATCCACCGTAATTTGCGGCACCGATGCTGATCGGGAGGGGCAGCTGCTTTTCCAGGAAGTCTGGGATAAAGTGGGGTGTAATAAACCACTGCTTCGGCTTTGGATCTCATCACTGACCAAGGAAGCAATCCGGGAAGGGATGAGCAATTTGCTGGATGCCAGCGATGTTCGGGGACTGGCATCGGCCAGCTATGGCCGTGCCTACGCAGACTGGGATTTTGGCATGAACCTGACAGAGGGGTTTACCGCCTTATTCGGCAGCTTTGATACCCTTCGTAAAAAACCGAATGTCATATCCATTGGGCGTGTTCAAACCCCGACGCTGGCCTTGATTGTTAAACGGGAATGGGAAATTGAACAATTTGTTCCGGAAGAATATTTCGATGTCGTGGCTCTTTTTGCCGGAGAACAAGGGGAATACAGCGGCCACTGGTTTGATCCCGAGTCTGAAAATAAACGACTGACAGACAGGCAGAAAGCGGAACATATCGTGAATAAAACCCTGGGTCAGATTGGTAATGTGGCTAAAACGAATCGGAAGAAGTTTTCGGAACCCCCGCCGCTTCTCTTTGATTTGACCGGCTTGACTGTTGCCGCATCTAAAAAGCATGGGTATAGTGCCGAAAAAGTACTGGAATTAGCCCAATCTCTTTATGAAAAGAAAGCAATTACCTATCCAAGGACGGATTGCGTTTATTTATCCAAGGATATGATCCCCAAATTAAAAAATCATCTCATGGCGCTGCAGCACGAGCCATATCTGGAATATGTTGATGAAGCGTCAGGCTATGGCGTACCCACCGGCAAGCGCATTATTAATACGATTACCGCCCACCATGCCATCATTCCGACAACGGAGAAGATCGATCCCCGAAAACTTTCTGATCCCGAGCGCCATATCTACGACTTAATTGCCCGTCGATTTCTTGCCGTATGGTTCCCGCCGGCTGAGTTTGAGCAGACGGAAATCATTACCGTCACTACCGGTGAATATTTCCAGACAAAGGGCAAAACCTTGTTAAGTCCCGGCTGGAAGAAAGTCTACGATAGTGAAGAGAAGAATGATGAGAAAGACGAAGTCCAATCGCTTCCGCAACTCGCACAGGGTGATAATGTTCTGACCAAAGAGGTCCGGTGCGAAGAAAAAAGCACAAAGCCTCCGAAACGCTATACCCAGGGAGATTTGCTCAAAGCGATGGAAGCGGCCGGTAAGCAGATCGAAGATGATTTGCTGCGGCAGCAAATGAAGGGTAAAGGGATTGGCACAGTGGCCACACGACCCGCAATTATCGAGAACCTTATCCAACGCGGCTATATCAGCCAAGAGCAAAAAACGTTAAGGCCTACCGACAAAGGCACCCAACTTATATCTCTGATTCAGGACAGACTTAAAGAGGCATCGCTGCTGATCAGTCCGGAAATGACCGGGCAGATGGAATACCACTTGGCCCAAGTGGAAAAGGGTAAGTTGGCTTTAGCTAGTTACATGCGCGAAGTTGAGGAAGCGGTTGTCCGGATTATAAATGAACTGCGGAGTTATGAAAGAAAACATGGCAAAACGCCGTTGGCTCTGGCACCGATTAAGTCTGATAAACGCAAAAAATCAACTGAAAAAAAGAGCAAACAAGTTTCAGTCAAAGATAAACGTAAAGTAAGAGAAAAAGATGTAGGCAGAGGCAAAGTCACCAGTCAGGGAGAAAAACAGCAAATTTCGACTGGAACTCAAAATGAAGTTCGTCCTGATATCGAAAAAGCTGGACAAAAAGAAAGAAAACATTCTGATACCAAGAATATTGAGATTCATAACGAAAAGAATAACGTTGATAGAGATAATCAAGCGAAAGACTCTTTAGGCATGTGCCCCAGCTGCGGATCAGAGATTATTGAAGGCCATAAAGGATACGGCTGCTCCAACTGGAAAAGCGGCTGTCGCTTTGTTGTATGGAAAACGCCGATATGTGGAAAGGTCCTGACACGAACACAAATCAAAAGTCTCTTGAAGAAAGGAAAAACTCCATTAATCAAAGGATTTGTGTCTCAGAGCGGAAAACCGTTTACGGCTTCCCTCATCTGGAGTGATGCTGCCAATGGTAAATTGAAATTTGACTTCGGTAATAACTAGTACAACGATCTCTAAATCTTTGTGCACTTCCTTGTTACATTTTTTAATACCTCAAATCAGTCTGGGTGCCACAAGTTCCGGCGCCAAGCGAAGCACGGATAGCGAAGCGCGGCTGTGACGGTCACGGATGACCTAATGCCGCGGGCACCATGGAGGGTGCAGGAGCGGCAAAGCCATGGAGGGCGCAATCTGCCGAAAGCGGAACTGTGGCAACCAGACCAACCCCAGACACTATTATTTTTTTACAGATTTACTTATTGATTTAGCGAACGTTGTACTAGTATTTGCGATAATGTAAGGGATTAGGTGTTACAGAGTATTAAGGCAAAGGTGTGATTTATATTGACACTGGCTGAATTTCTCCTTTATCTTATATACGGTTTTGCCATGATCACAATGGGTCTATTTGCCATCGTGCAAAGAGACTCTCGCATCATTAACCTGTCTATCGTCAAGTCGATTAAGTATCTGGGCTTATTTGGTATATTTCACGGCGTCGGTGAATGGCTCTCCATGATTATTCGGTTAGAGATTTGCCATCCGCACTATTACGTGCCGGTTTATAATACAAATAGTGTTATTAAAGCTATTTCATTTACATTTCTGCTTTATTTTGGACTTAGTCTGTTGCCAATGAGAGAAAAAGACAGACGATTCGTACTTAAACTACCCGTTATACTCCTGGTTATTTGTCTGATTGGTTATTCGGGGTTGATCATACGATTCGGTGCGGCGTATCATATCTATCATCCCATTTATACTGTCTTTGCTCTGCGCTATAT is a genomic window containing:
- a CDS encoding GerW family sporulation protein; amino-acid sequence: MLENYNVGENLNAILAKLENFFQTKTVIGEPIKIGEITLVPFIDITFGMGSGGNGNTGQKYHDNGTVGGAGSGGRISPSAVLVIQEGHVELLHIKQSKGLDKLIEIIPDIIEKTKEYKETSDTEEVRIEIHPN
- a CDS encoding class I adenylate-forming enzyme family protein, translating into MPITEILARNAEQYGREKCLTEINLDLQESHNVTWREYDLIENNPAGEYRLNMTWGVFDEKANRFANLLIKRGIKKGDKVAILLMNCLEWLPIYFGILKAGAVAVPLNFRYTAEEIKYCLELSDTVALIFGPEFIGRVETIVERIPKVKTLFFTGENRPTFAENYDRLAANSSSEAPNVRLADDDDAAVYFSSGTTGFPKAILHTHRSLMSACITEQNHHHQTRDDNFLCIPPLYHTGAKMHWFGSLLSGSKAVILRGVKPEWILRTISEEKITIAWLLVPWAQDILDAIDSGTVKLEDYELSQWRLMHIGAQPVPPSLIRRWKHYFPNHQYDTNYGLSESIGPGCVHLGVENIHKVGAIGVPGYGWETKIADENGEPVPPGQVGELMVKGPGVMTCYYNDPAATAAVLKDGWLLTGDMARIDDEGFIYLVDRKKDVIISGGENIYPVQIEDFLRAHTAIKDVAVIGLPDPRLGEIAAAIIELKPDHTCTEEDIMAFCSEMPRYKRPRKIIFDQVPRNPTGKIEKPRMREKYGAASLVAAQTGAK
- a CDS encoding chemotaxis protein, which gives rise to MQKDNGILLESGTNEFEIIEFLVDGRCYGINVAKVREVISHVKITPVIGSHHYIDGIFSLRDQIIPVINLSRCLEHNFGTLDGEESASLTGEQQEKQIIVCEINGDIISFNVNFVNQIHKVSWTQMEPVSSLAGSQMTVGIVKLNEKMIVLLDFEKIISDIDPSVNQRLSVIPAASGLEDIRRTKTIVIAEDSFTLRMLLERTLQTAGYHVLSNENGEEAWNKLTEMVSLAEPILKQVQLVITDIEMPQMDGHHLTKRIKEHPQLKELPVVIFSSMINPELKRKGEMLGAYAQITKPEIEQLIGIIDQCIL
- the dinB gene encoding DNA polymerase IV, producing the protein MNKHCNNRKIVHIDMDAFYASVEQRDEPTLKGKPVVVGGRPNSRGVVSAASYEARRFGIHSAMPLTEAHRRCPQAVFLPVNMRKYSEVSLQIREIFQTYTPLVEPLSLDEAFLDVTGSITLFGSAEEIAAVIKRRIRDELQLTASVGVACNKFLAKIASDLRKPDGFVVVPPDKIKEFLDPLKVERVWGVGKKTAEQLHQMGVKTVKDLRALELNTLTRLFGIMGEQLYELARGMDDRPVETERAAKSIGRETTFPTDIDDRDVLEKVLLELALDVGRRLRRDDLKARTITLKVRYHDFRTLSRSVTLPQATNLDDVIYGETAALLRALSLKQPLRLIGIALHNLTDQPEQLSLFGESQKEKETLTKVIDNVNQKYGKSAITRARLIKNN
- a CDS encoding DEAD/DEAH box helicase, which gives rise to MADTSFNNYPLSPALLKAITLLGYHQPTRVQQEVIPLILAQKDVVIKSQTGSGKTAAYAIPVCECVDWEQNKPQALIIAPTRELAIQIKDDVFQIGRFKRIKVAAVHGKSSFYHQERELKQKTHMVIGTPGRLIDHIEKGTLDTSNIRYLVIDEADELLKMGFLEQTATIIHALPERRVTVLLSATMPADILSLCMSEMKDPIRVDIHEESQVTDRIIQERYAVIPQGKIKLLKEVIIVENPDSCMIFCNTRHQVDEVYAELKALNYSCAKLHGGMEQGHRLSVMKDYKQGFFRYLIATDVAARGIDVDDISLVINYDLPEEDENYVHRIGRTGRLDKYGKAITFVTDEDERRWLEIDSYLGKAVPLKERPSKECVREAEAEFSAKLLLVPESKSGKGESLNAEIVKLHINAGKKSKMRPVDIVGTISNIPGMSASDIGIISIQDVSAYVEILNNKGDLVLETLQSTPIKGKLRRVRKVRH